A DNA window from Bacteroides cellulosilyticus contains the following coding sequences:
- a CDS encoding HAD family hydrolase, whose translation MKKLVIFDLDGTLLNTIADLAQSTNHALAALGYPTHEEQEYNFMVGNGINKLFERALPEGEKTEENVLRIRKEFVPYYDQHNADKSRPYPGITELLTELQAKGLQLAVASNKYQAATEKLIAHYFPTIRFIAVFGQREGVNVKPDPTVVYDILKIAKTAKEDVLYVGDSGVDMQTAIHADITSCGVTWGFRPRAELETFHPDYIVDKAEEIIESVLKY comes from the coding sequence ATGAAGAAACTCGTAATTTTTGATTTAGACGGTACCCTCCTGAACACCATTGCCGATCTGGCACAAAGTACCAATCACGCATTAGCCGCCTTAGGATATCCCACACATGAAGAACAAGAGTACAACTTCATGGTTGGAAACGGCATCAACAAACTTTTTGAGCGTGCTCTGCCCGAAGGAGAAAAGACGGAAGAAAATGTCCTGCGCATACGAAAAGAATTTGTACCCTATTATGACCAGCATAATGCAGACAAAAGCCGCCCCTACCCCGGCATCACGGAACTTCTAACCGAGCTACAGGCCAAGGGACTGCAACTCGCAGTCGCTTCCAACAAATATCAAGCAGCCACAGAGAAACTAATTGCCCACTATTTTCCTACAATTCGTTTCATCGCCGTCTTCGGCCAACGTGAAGGGGTAAATGTAAAACCCGATCCCACCGTCGTATACGATATCCTGAAAATAGCAAAGACAGCCAAAGAAGATGTTCTCTATGTAGGAGACTCCGGTGTAGACATGCAGACAGCTATCCATGCAGATATAACCTCCTGCGGAGTGACCTGGGGATTCCGCCCACGCGCTGAACTGGAAACCTTCCATCCTGACTACATTGTGGATAAGGCTGAGGAGATTATCGAGAGCGTCTTGAAATACTAA
- a CDS encoding HigA family addiction module antitoxin, protein MSITANNLQSFRPYHPGELVKEELECRGIKQKDFARKFSLSYSALNEVLNAKRPITTEFALLLEAALGINADLLVRMQTDYNMQVARRNSSLLERLNNIKKIAAVF, encoded by the coding sequence ATGAGTATAACAGCTAACAATTTACAGTCATTCCGTCCTTATCATCCGGGTGAATTGGTTAAGGAAGAATTAGAATGTAGAGGTATAAAACAGAAGGACTTTGCAAGAAAGTTTAGTTTGTCTTATTCAGCCTTAAATGAGGTGCTTAATGCAAAGCGTCCGATAACTACAGAATTCGCTTTACTTCTGGAGGCAGCTTTAGGCATCAATGCAGATTTGCTTGTAAGAATGCAAACGGATTATAATATGCAAGTAGCACGTAGAAATAGTTCTTTGCTTGAGAGATTAAATAATATAAAGAAAATAGCTGCTGTCTTTTAA
- a CDS encoding type II toxin-antitoxin system RelE/ParE family toxin: MNVEFEKEYLAELYEKGKTNDKKHCFQPQIINGYLRCVKALLNAYRIEDLYQYRSLNYEKLKGDKKGLSSLRINDQYRLEFREVTNVSNQTLVEICSLVDITNHYK; the protein is encoded by the coding sequence ATGAATGTAGAATTTGAGAAAGAGTATTTGGCGGAACTTTATGAAAAAGGAAAGACTAATGATAAAAAACATTGTTTCCAGCCTCAAATAATTAATGGCTATTTAAGGTGTGTCAAAGCTTTGTTAAATGCCTATAGAATAGAAGACCTGTATCAATATAGATCTCTAAATTATGAAAAGTTGAAAGGCGATAAGAAAGGACTTTCTTCTTTACGTATTAATGATCAATATAGACTTGAATTTCGGGAAGTTACAAATGTTAGTAACCAAACTCTCGTGGAAATTTGTTCTTTGGTAGATATTACAAATCATTATAAGTAA
- a CDS encoding glycoside hydrolase 43 family protein, with product MKARKTLMSLCLLLALPLAAQQKNYVSEVWVADQGNGKYKNPVLYADYSDPDACRVGDDYYMTSSSFNCLPGLQILHSKDLVNWTIIGAAVPYALPPIETPERPEHGNRVWAPAIRHHNGEFYIFWGDPDQGAFMVKAKDPKGPWTEPVLVKPGKGIIDTCPLWDEDGKVYMVHAYAGSRAELKSVITICELNAEATKAITPSRIVFDGHEVHQTCEGPKFYKRNGYYYIFHPAGGVPTGWQVVLRSKNVYGPYEWKTVLAQGNSPVNGPHQGAWVDTPTGEDWFFHFQDVGAYGRLVHLQPMKWVNDWPVIGIDKDGDGCGEPVMTYKKPNVGKTYPICTPQESDEFDGYTLSPQWQWHANINEKWAYYAGDQSIVRLYSYPVVKEYKNLFDVANLLLQKAPAPNFTATMKLTFKPVDKYKGERTGLVVMGMDYAGLILENTDKGLVLSQVSCLKADKGTPEQVNGTVDLTDNTIYLKVKFSSDANKKISKSEGGHDLLVMCDFSYSLDGKKYQPLGKSFQAKEGKWIGVKVGTFCTRPAITTNDGGWADVDWFRITKK from the coding sequence ATGAAAGCAAGAAAGACCTTGATGAGTCTATGCCTGTTGCTCGCCCTTCCGCTGGCAGCACAGCAGAAAAATTATGTTTCCGAGGTATGGGTAGCCGACCAGGGAAACGGTAAGTACAAGAACCCGGTACTCTATGCAGACTATTCCGACCCGGATGCCTGCCGTGTAGGAGACGATTACTACATGACATCTTCCAGTTTCAACTGTTTGCCCGGATTGCAGATACTCCACTCCAAAGATTTGGTGAACTGGACTATCATTGGCGCTGCCGTACCTTACGCTCTGCCCCCAATAGAAACTCCCGAACGTCCTGAACATGGTAACCGCGTATGGGCACCTGCCATCCGCCATCACAACGGTGAGTTTTACATCTTCTGGGGAGATCCCGACCAAGGCGCTTTCATGGTAAAAGCCAAAGACCCGAAAGGACCGTGGACTGAGCCTGTATTGGTGAAACCGGGTAAAGGCATCATCGACACTTGTCCGCTTTGGGACGAGGACGGCAAAGTGTATATGGTACATGCCTACGCAGGTAGCCGCGCCGAACTGAAGAGCGTAATCACCATTTGCGAACTGAACGCTGAGGCCACCAAGGCCATCACTCCGTCACGTATCGTATTTGACGGACATGAGGTGCACCAGACCTGTGAAGGACCAAAATTCTACAAACGTAACGGATATTACTACATCTTCCATCCGGCAGGTGGTGTACCTACAGGTTGGCAGGTAGTGCTCCGTTCGAAGAATGTATACGGACCGTACGAATGGAAAACCGTGCTTGCACAAGGTAATAGCCCCGTGAATGGCCCTCACCAAGGTGCATGGGTAGATACCCCGACCGGAGAAGACTGGTTCTTCCACTTCCAGGATGTAGGCGCTTATGGCCGACTGGTACATCTGCAACCCATGAAATGGGTGAATGACTGGCCCGTAATCGGTATCGACAAAGACGGTGACGGTTGTGGTGAACCTGTAATGACTTACAAAAAGCCAAACGTAGGTAAGACATATCCCATCTGCACTCCGCAGGAAAGTGACGAGTTCGACGGTTATACTTTGTCTCCGCAATGGCAGTGGCATGCCAATATCAACGAGAAGTGGGCATACTACGCAGGAGACCAAAGCATTGTACGCCTGTATTCTTACCCGGTAGTGAAAGAATACAAGAATCTGTTCGATGTTGCCAATCTGCTGTTGCAGAAGGCTCCGGCACCCAACTTCACTGCTACCATGAAACTGACTTTCAAGCCGGTAGATAAATACAAAGGCGAACGTACCGGATTGGTAGTGATGGGTATGGACTATGCCGGACTGATCCTGGAGAATACGGACAAAGGGCTGGTTCTCTCGCAAGTATCCTGTCTGAAGGCAGACAAAGGCACACCGGAACAAGTAAACGGTACGGTAGACCTGACAGACAACACCATCTATCTGAAAGTAAAATTCAGCAGCGATGCCAACAAGAAGATTTCAAAGAGTGAAGGCGGACATGATCTGCTGGTTATGTGTGACTTCAGCTATAGTCTTGATGGAAAGAAATACCAGCCTCTTGGCAAGTCATTCCAGGCAAAAGAAGGAAAATGGATCGGTGTCAAGGTAGGTACTTTCTGTACCCGCCCTGCAATTACTACCAATGACGGTGGTTGGGCAGATGTAGACTGGTTCCGCATTACGAAGAAATAA
- a CDS encoding DUF4861 domain-containing protein has protein sequence MKKNIFTVLLLLCGLSVTAEAQETQKSFKVEVSNTWNKAKADEPVVIKLSEINPQFRVRSAVVMNGSEEIPSQLDDLNGDLRPDELAFVIDLPAKSKKTVTVTLSSAKSDKTYPARVYAEMLVSDKRGKHVPVHSVTIPGTSNIYNQMHHHGPAFESELVAYRLYFDKKQTVDIYGKFNKGFEIKESQFYPTDEQLARGFGDDVLLVGGSCGLGALKGWDGKKSTHIEPVSTLTERIIAYGPVRTIAEIEVTDWQYQGSELRMTNRYTLYGGHRDVFVETFFEEPLKDEIFCTGVIDIKGSVSYSDHKGLIGCWGTDWPVNDTVKYAKETVGLGTYIPQKYVKAEVKDKANYLYTIGAKGSKYFTHNITFTSMKETFGYKTPEAWFAYIREWKEELEHPAVVKITNH, from the coding sequence ATGAAGAAGAATATCTTTACAGTATTGCTATTATTGTGCGGTCTTTCTGTCACAGCAGAAGCACAAGAAACCCAAAAGAGTTTCAAGGTGGAAGTAAGTAACACCTGGAACAAGGCAAAAGCGGACGAACCGGTAGTAATCAAACTCAGTGAAATCAATCCACAGTTCCGGGTACGTTCGGCAGTAGTCATGAACGGAAGCGAAGAAATACCTTCGCAACTGGATGACCTGAATGGCGACCTCCGTCCGGATGAACTTGCATTTGTCATCGACCTGCCTGCCAAGAGCAAGAAAACAGTGACCGTCACTCTGTCTTCCGCCAAAAGCGACAAAACTTATCCTGCCCGTGTATATGCCGAGATGCTGGTAAGCGACAAGCGAGGCAAGCATGTCCCCGTACATTCGGTAACCATTCCGGGAACCAGTAACATCTACAATCAGATGCATCACCACGGTCCGGCTTTCGAATCTGAACTGGTGGCTTATCGCCTGTACTTTGACAAGAAGCAAACAGTCGACATCTACGGCAAATTCAATAAAGGCTTTGAAATCAAAGAATCACAATTCTATCCCACCGACGAGCAACTGGCACGTGGCTTCGGTGACGATGTCCTGTTGGTAGGCGGCAGCTGCGGTTTAGGCGCGCTGAAAGGCTGGGACGGCAAGAAATCCACTCATATCGAACCTGTATCCACGCTTACCGAGCGCATCATTGCCTACGGTCCGGTACGCACCATTGCCGAAATAGAAGTGACAGACTGGCAATATCAAGGTTCGGAACTACGCATGACGAACCGCTACACCCTCTACGGCGGACACCGCGATGTGTTTGTGGAAACCTTCTTTGAAGAACCATTGAAAGACGAAATCTTCTGTACCGGTGTAATAGACATCAAAGGCTCTGTATCTTACTCCGACCATAAAGGCCTGATAGGTTGCTGGGGAACAGACTGGCCCGTAAACGACACCGTGAAGTACGCTAAAGAAACCGTAGGACTGGGCACATACATTCCGCAAAAGTACGTAAAGGCCGAAGTGAAAGACAAGGCTAATTACCTGTACACCATCGGTGCCAAAGGCAGCAAATATTTCACCCACAATATCACATTCACTTCCATGAAAGAAACCTTCGGTTATAAAACTCCCGAAGCATGGTTCGCCTATATCCGCGAATGGAAAGAAGAACTGGAACATCCGGCAGTGGTGAAAATAACTAATCACTAA
- a CDS encoding family 78 glycoside hydrolase catalytic domain: MKKKVIILIALCCLFIQTAQSDTLSITDLRTEQLTNPLGLDTPQPRFSWRLQSGQRNVMQTTYRLLVASSPELLSKNRADVWDSGEVRSDASIWISYQGPSLQPNKRYYWKVQVTTGTGESAWSEPAFWGMGLMGETRWKGRWIGTDRPMPWDSETMFSRLSARYVRKEFNLSKAIKEATLHISGLGVYECLINGKRVGDLVLAPAPTDYRKTVLYNSYDVTSLLRSQADNAIGITLGNGRYHFMRQNYRTYKIHNFGYPKVRMNLIVEYTDGSRETIATDTNWKLTADGPIRSNNEFDGEEYDARKELGSWSETGYDDSTWLQAERVSIPSGYLRGQTIPGIKVVEKVNPRTIRKSANGYILDMGQNMVGWLRIRVKGNAGDSVRLRFAETLQPDGELYTANLRSAKVTDLYILKGEGIEEWAPRFVYHGFRYVEVSEFPGTPTLANFTGEVVNDDMPLTGTFECDNPILNQLVKNAFWGIRGNYKGIPLDCPQRDERQPWLGDHTNGALGESFLMENGPLYAKWMDDIRDAQREDGCIPDVVPAYYYYYTDNVTWPSTFIFISNMLYEQYGNPEAICKHYPAMKQWMEHIRTEFMNQSHIITRDRYGDWCLPPESPELIHSKDPARITDGKLIATAYYYKLLQYMIKFAQLQLDMPHTPDIAGQLHHQQLAEDIQEYRKLAEHVKEGFNKTFWNQEKQYYSNNTVTANLLPLAFDMVPDTEKETVARQIIHKTIDYYNATIQCGVIGVQWLMRELVRMGRTDVAYVLATHTKYPGWGYMAANGATTIWELWNGNTADPAMNSGNHVMLLGDFLPYCYQHLAGIRNAAPGFKEIRMKPAFELEEVGFIRASHITPYGKVTSDWSQTATGYSWEISVPANSTATIWLPNADTSALTENGKPLKQSEGLQILRQKDGYTVCKIGSGNYNFQIKKNISYGKGRKGLLEDDFICRKPPFPESHAATIVEGRRGIVAAWFGGTKEKNPDCCIWVSRKTKTGWTEPQMVADGVLDGTKYACWNPVLTETPKGELQLYYKIGVNVAGWSGHVVTSKDGGKTWSKSRALPEGFLGPIKNKPVWIGKRMICPSSTEDENGWRIHFEISDDEGKTWRKIGPITASEIVETDQVKFSNQKHKTIQVIQPTILTHKDGKLQALCRTQNNGSVATTWSEDNGETWSPVTFIDLPNNNSGIDGITLKDGRHLLVYNHYRYIKGKRKERTPINVAISDDGMHWKAAVVLEDSPINQYSYPSVIQGKDGKIHIVYTWRRQRIKYACLDPQQVEVTSFEEAGWKE; the protein is encoded by the coding sequence ATGAAGAAAAAAGTAATCATACTGATCGCTCTGTGTTGTCTGTTTATCCAAACAGCACAGAGCGATACTCTTTCCATAACAGACCTTCGCACGGAACAACTGACTAATCCTTTAGGTCTGGATACCCCTCAACCGCGTTTCAGCTGGCGGCTCCAAAGCGGGCAACGCAATGTGATGCAGACAACTTACCGCCTGCTCGTTGCGTCCTCCCCGGAACTTCTAAGCAAGAATCGGGCAGACGTGTGGGATTCAGGCGAGGTACGCTCTGATGCGTCCATTTGGATAAGCTACCAAGGTCCCTCTTTACAACCCAACAAGCGTTATTATTGGAAAGTACAGGTAACAACCGGTACAGGTGAGAGCGCCTGGAGCGAGCCTGCTTTCTGGGGAATGGGACTGATGGGAGAAACTCGTTGGAAAGGACGTTGGATTGGTACGGACAGACCTATGCCCTGGGATAGTGAAACCATGTTTTCACGCCTGTCCGCCCGGTATGTACGCAAAGAATTCAACCTCAGCAAAGCAATAAAAGAGGCAACCCTGCACATCAGCGGACTGGGAGTTTACGAATGCCTCATCAACGGCAAACGGGTCGGTGACCTTGTACTGGCTCCCGCTCCTACCGACTACCGGAAAACCGTACTTTACAACAGCTATGATGTAACAAGTCTGCTTCGCTCACAGGCGGATAATGCCATAGGTATTACGCTCGGAAACGGACGATACCACTTCATGCGCCAGAACTATCGCACTTATAAAATCCATAACTTCGGCTATCCAAAAGTCCGGATGAACCTGATCGTAGAATATACGGACGGCAGCCGGGAAACGATTGCCACAGACACGAACTGGAAACTGACAGCCGACGGTCCCATCCGCAGTAACAATGAGTTTGACGGTGAGGAATACGATGCCCGAAAAGAATTAGGAAGTTGGTCGGAAACCGGCTATGACGACAGTACCTGGTTGCAGGCGGAACGCGTTTCCATACCTTCGGGATATCTGCGCGGACAAACCATACCGGGTATCAAGGTAGTGGAGAAGGTTAATCCCCGCACCATCCGTAAATCGGCCAATGGATATATCCTCGACATGGGGCAGAACATGGTAGGCTGGCTGCGCATCCGGGTAAAAGGAAATGCGGGCGACTCAGTGCGCCTGCGCTTTGCAGAAACCCTACAACCGGATGGAGAACTATACACCGCCAACTTACGGTCCGCAAAAGTAACCGACCTTTATATCCTGAAAGGAGAAGGCATTGAAGAGTGGGCTCCCCGCTTTGTATATCATGGCTTCCGCTATGTAGAAGTCAGCGAATTTCCGGGTACTCCTACCCTTGCCAACTTTACAGGCGAAGTTGTAAACGACGACATGCCTCTCACCGGAACATTCGAATGTGACAACCCTATCCTGAACCAATTAGTGAAGAATGCCTTCTGGGGAATCCGTGGTAATTATAAGGGAATACCGCTCGATTGCCCCCAGCGTGATGAACGCCAGCCTTGGCTGGGCGACCATACCAACGGTGCACTGGGTGAAAGTTTCTTGATGGAAAACGGTCCGCTTTATGCCAAGTGGATGGACGATATCCGCGATGCGCAACGGGAAGACGGATGCATACCCGATGTAGTGCCGGCCTATTATTACTACTATACAGACAACGTGACCTGGCCGTCAACCTTCATTTTCATCAGTAATATGCTGTATGAACAATATGGAAACCCGGAAGCCATCTGCAAGCATTATCCAGCCATGAAGCAATGGATGGAGCACATCCGCACAGAGTTCATGAACCAATCGCATATCATCACCCGCGACCGTTACGGCGATTGGTGTCTTCCGCCCGAATCTCCCGAATTAATACATTCGAAAGACCCGGCCCGCATTACCGATGGTAAACTGATAGCAACCGCCTATTACTACAAGCTGCTGCAATATATGATAAAGTTTGCACAGCTTCAGTTAGATATGCCCCACACTCCGGATATTGCCGGACAGCTGCACCACCAGCAGTTGGCTGAGGATATTCAGGAATATCGGAAACTGGCAGAACACGTAAAAGAAGGTTTCAACAAGACCTTCTGGAATCAGGAAAAACAATATTACAGCAATAATACCGTAACAGCCAACCTTCTCCCACTGGCATTCGACATGGTACCGGATACGGAAAAAGAAACCGTCGCCCGACAAATCATTCATAAAACGATAGACTATTACAATGCCACCATTCAATGCGGAGTTATTGGCGTACAATGGCTGATGCGCGAGCTTGTAAGAATGGGACGCACAGATGTAGCATACGTTCTGGCTACCCATACCAAATATCCCGGATGGGGATACATGGCGGCCAACGGAGCTACCACCATCTGGGAGTTATGGAACGGGAACACAGCTGATCCGGCCATGAACAGCGGCAACCACGTCATGTTACTGGGCGATTTCCTCCCCTATTGCTATCAACATCTGGCAGGTATCCGGAATGCCGCTCCCGGTTTCAAGGAAATCCGGATGAAACCTGCTTTCGAACTGGAAGAAGTAGGATTTATTCGTGCTTCTCACATTACACCTTATGGCAAAGTAACGAGTGACTGGTCACAAACAGCTACCGGGTATTCCTGGGAGATCAGTGTACCTGCCAATAGTACGGCTACTATATGGCTGCCCAATGCAGATACCTCCGCCCTCACCGAAAACGGAAAGCCATTGAAGCAATCCGAAGGTTTACAAATACTCCGCCAGAAAGACGGATACACAGTTTGTAAGATAGGTTCGGGGAACTATAACTTCCAGATCAAAAAGAACATATCATACGGAAAAGGAAGAAAAGGCCTGCTGGAAGATGACTTTATCTGTCGGAAACCTCCCTTCCCGGAGAGCCATGCGGCTACTATCGTAGAAGGACGTCGCGGAATAGTGGCAGCCTGGTTCGGGGGAACCAAAGAGAAGAATCCCGATTGTTGCATTTGGGTTAGCCGCAAGACAAAAACAGGCTGGACGGAACCACAAATGGTAGCGGACGGTGTATTGGACGGAACCAAATACGCCTGCTGGAATCCCGTACTGACCGAAACACCGAAAGGAGAACTACAGCTTTATTATAAGATAGGTGTGAACGTAGCCGGATGGAGTGGTCATGTCGTTACTTCGAAAGACGGTGGAAAAACATGGAGCAAATCCCGGGCACTTCCCGAAGGCTTCCTTGGTCCCATCAAAAACAAGCCCGTATGGATCGGCAAGCGGATGATCTGCCCCAGCAGCACGGAAGATGAGAACGGTTGGCGGATTCATTTCGAAATCAGCGATGATGAAGGAAAGACCTGGCGAAAAATTGGTCCTATAACTGCTTCCGAGATTGTGGAAACAGATCAGGTGAAGTTCAGTAATCAGAAGCATAAAACCATACAAGTGATACAGCCCACCATCCTGACACATAAAGACGGAAAGTTGCAAGCCTTATGCCGTACTCAGAACAACGGCTCTGTTGCTACCACCTGGAGTGAAGACAACGGAGAAACCTGGAGTCCGGTAACGTTCATTGACTTGCCTAACAACAATTCCGGCATTGATGGAATTACACTGAAAGACGGACGGCACTTGCTGGTATACAACCACTATCGCTACATCAAAGGAAAACGGAAAGAACGTACCCCCATCAACGTAGCAATCAGTGACGACGGTATGCATTGGAAAGCGGCTGTGGTATTGGAGGATTCGCCGATCAATCAATATTCATACCCCTCAGTCATTCAGGGTAAAGACGGAAAAATACACATTGTTTATACATGGAGGAGACAGCGCATCAAGTATGCCTGCCTCGATCCCCAACAGGTGGAAGTCACCTCTTTTGAGGAAGCCGGTTGGAAGGAATAA
- a CDS encoding enoyl-ACP reductase, producing the protein MSYNLLKGKRGIIFGALNEQSIAWKVAEKAVEEGATITLSNTPVAVRMGEVSALADKLKCEVIPADATSVEDLENVFKRSMEVLGGPIDFVLHSIGMSPNVRKKRTYDDLDYDMLGKTLDISAVSFHKMIQAAKKLNAIADYGSILALSYVAAQRTFYGYNDMADAKALLESIARSFGYIYGREHNVRVNTISQSPTMTTAGSGVKGMDKLFDFANRMSPLGNASADECADYCIVMFSDLTRKVTMQNLFHDGGFSSVGMSLRAMATYEKGLDEYMDENGNIIYG; encoded by the coding sequence ATGAGTTACAATTTGTTGAAAGGAAAAAGAGGCATTATTTTCGGTGCTCTGAATGAGCAGTCCATTGCCTGGAAAGTAGCTGAAAAAGCAGTAGAAGAAGGTGCAACGATCACCTTATCAAACACTCCGGTAGCAGTTCGTATGGGCGAAGTTTCCGCACTGGCAGATAAATTGAAATGTGAAGTTATCCCCGCTGACGCAACCAGCGTAGAAGATTTGGAAAATGTATTCAAACGCTCCATGGAAGTTTTGGGCGGACCGATTGATTTTGTGCTTCACTCCATTGGTATGTCTCCGAATGTTCGCAAGAAACGTACATATGATGATTTGGATTATGATATGCTGGGTAAGACGCTTGATATTTCCGCAGTGTCTTTCCATAAGATGATACAGGCTGCCAAAAAGCTGAATGCAATTGCCGATTACGGTTCAATCCTTGCATTGAGTTATGTGGCTGCGCAACGTACATTCTATGGATACAATGATATGGCAGATGCAAAAGCTTTGCTGGAATCCATTGCACGCAGTTTCGGTTATATCTATGGCCGCGAACATAATGTACGTGTCAATACCATTTCACAGTCTCCGACTATGACTACTGCCGGTTCCGGTGTGAAGGGTATGGATAAGCTGTTCGACTTTGCCAACCGCATGTCTCCGCTGGGCAATGCTTCAGCCGACGAATGTGCTGATTATTGCATCGTAATGTTCTCCGACCTGACCCGTAAGGTAACCATGCAGAACTTATTCCATGACGGTGGTTTCTCCAGCGTGGGTATGAGCTTGCGTGCCATGGCTACTTATGAAAAAGGACTGGATGAATATATGGATGAGAATGGAAACATTATATATGGTTAA
- a CDS encoding glycoside hydrolase family 28 protein: MNTFIKKLWVLVALALPLLPAQSTVNAQNGNYIDESIYENLPFNMPKVEQPAFPDYTVNIVDFGAKGDGIVLNTKAINDAIKAVNAKGGGKVVIPEGLWLTGPIELLSNVNLYTEMNALVLFTDDFEAYPIIKTSFEGLDTRRCQSPISAWNAENIAITGHGVFDGSGDSWRPVKKGKLTAGQWSSLVSSGGVVDASGSIWYPTAGALKGAMATKDFNNPEGINTDEEWNEIRPWLRPVLLNIVKSKKVLLEGVTFKNSPSWCLHPLSCEHITIHNVKVFNPWYSQNGDALDLESCKNALIVNNIFDAGDDAICIKSGKDEDGRRRGEPCQNVIVKNNTVLHGHGGFVVGSEMSGGVKNVYVTDCTFLGTDVGLRFKSTRGRGGVVEGIYIHNINMIDIPHEALLFDLFYGGKGAGEETEDDLEGRMKSSVPPVTEKTPAFRDIHITNVTCRSVGRAMFFNGLPEMPIRNVHVKDVVVTDAKQGIVISQAENVSIENVKIDTKGTALQVKQAKDLKVNGKTYNNSATKALNIDL, from the coding sequence ATGAACACATTTATCAAAAAACTATGGGTGCTTGTTGCACTGGCCCTTCCGTTGTTACCTGCACAAAGTACGGTAAATGCCCAAAACGGAAATTATATAGATGAAAGTATCTATGAGAATTTACCCTTCAATATGCCGAAAGTGGAACAACCCGCTTTTCCGGATTATACAGTCAATATTGTAGATTTTGGCGCTAAAGGAGATGGCATCGTACTGAATACCAAAGCTATCAACGACGCTATAAAGGCAGTAAATGCCAAAGGTGGCGGTAAAGTTGTTATTCCCGAAGGCTTGTGGCTGACCGGCCCTATCGAGTTACTGAGCAACGTCAATCTATATACTGAAATGAACGCCCTGGTGTTGTTCACAGATGATTTCGAGGCTTATCCTATTATTAAAACATCTTTTGAGGGTTTGGATACCCGCCGTTGCCAATCTCCTATTTCAGCATGGAATGCTGAGAATATAGCGATTACGGGACATGGTGTATTCGATGGCTCAGGTGATAGCTGGCGTCCGGTAAAAAAAGGCAAACTGACTGCGGGCCAATGGAGTAGCCTGGTAAGTTCAGGAGGTGTAGTCGATGCATCCGGTAGCATCTGGTATCCCACTGCCGGTGCACTGAAAGGCGCTATGGCTACTAAAGATTTCAATAACCCGGAAGGCATTAATACGGATGAGGAATGGAATGAAATCCGCCCGTGGCTGCGTCCCGTATTGCTGAATATCGTTAAGAGTAAAAAAGTATTATTGGAAGGTGTAACTTTCAAGAACTCTCCCAGCTGGTGTCTGCACCCGTTGTCATGCGAGCATATCACAATTCACAATGTGAAGGTTTTTAACCCCTGGTACTCCCAGAATGGTGATGCACTGGACTTGGAATCTTGCAAGAACGCGTTGATTGTCAACAATATCTTTGATGCCGGTGACGATGCTATCTGTATCAAATCGGGAAAAGATGAAGACGGTCGCAGACGCGGCGAACCATGTCAGAATGTGATTGTAAAAAATAACACCGTATTGCACGGTCACGGTGGTTTCGTAGTAGGTAGCGAAATGTCGGGTGGCGTAAAGAACGTCTATGTAACCGACTGTACTTTCCTGGGTACGGATGTAGGTTTACGCTTCAAGAGTACCCGCGGACGTGGCGGTGTAGTAGAAGGTATCTATATTCATAACATCAATATGATTGATATCCCGCACGAAGCCTTGTTGTTCGACTTGTTCTATGGCGGTAAAGGTGCCGGTGAAGAAACGGAAGATGACCTGGAAGGCAGAATGAAATCATCCGTTCCTCCTGTAACGGAAAAAACTCCCGCTTTCCGTGATATCCATATCACAAATGTTACTTGCAGAAGTGTAGGACGTGCTATGTTCTTCAATGGACTGCCTGAAATGCCTATCCGTAATGTACACGTAAAGGATGTAGTTGTTACGGACGCCAAGCAAGGTATTGTTATCAGCCAGGCTGAGAATGTTTCTATAGAGAACGTGAAGATAGATACCAAAGGCACAGCATTGCAGGTGAAGCAGGCCAAAGACCTGAAAGTAAACGGGAAGACTTATAATAATTCGGCAACCAAAGCTTTGAACATCGATTTATAA